The following is a genomic window from Amycolatopsis cihanbeyliensis.
CGTCACGAAACGTCCCGGGGGCCATCACTCCAGCATCGAGCCCGTTCGCCTTCGCGCGAACCAGACCGGAGGGGTGACACGTGAGCACCGACGCCGTACACCAGCATCAGTTCGTGTCGCTGAACGGCTGCGCCCTGCCCGTTCGTTCGCGTTGCTCGTACCTGAGGAGAGAGCCGTTCGCGGTCGGCATCGCCTTCCAGGTCGAACGCGGTCAGTGGGTGGAGTGGTCCTTCGCAAGGGATCTCCTGGTGGCCGGCCTCACCGAGCCGGCCGGGATCGGCGACGTCCGGGTGCGCCCGGACCTCTCGGTCGACGAGGACTACCTCATCCTCGAGCTGGAGTCCCCGGACGGCTACGCGGTGGTCGAGATGCTGCGCGAGGACGTGGAGCGGTTCCTGGACGCCACCATCGCACTGGTCCCGCTCGGCGCCGAGGAGGACCACTTCGACGTCGAGTCGCTGATCGACGAGATCACCAACGTCTGACCCGCGCCCGTCACGAGGCGGCGCGGGCGGCCGCCGGGGCGTCGGCCTCGGCGGCCGGCTTGCGACGCAGCGGCACCACCAGTGGCGTGCCGGTCTCCGGGTCGTCGATGACCCGGCAGGGCAGGCCGAACACCTCGTCCACCAGTTCCGCCGTCACGATCTCGGTCGGCTCGCCCTCGGCGGCGATCTCGCCACCCGGCCGCATCACGATCAGGTGGGTGGCGTACCGGCAGGCCTGGTTCAGGTCGTGCAGCACCGCGACGAGCGTGTGCCCCTTCTCCTCGTGCAGGTCCGCGCACAGGTCCAGCACCTCGACCTGATGCGCGATGTCCAGGAAGGTGGTCGGCTCGTCCAGCAGCAGGATGGCGGTCTGCTGGGCCAGCACCATGGCCAGCCAGACCCGCTGCCGCTGCCCGCCGGACAGCTCGTCGACCAGCCGGCCGGACAGCTCCAGCACGCCGGTCAGCCGCATCGACTCGGTCACCATCGCCTCGTCCTCCTCCGACCACTGCCGCAGCAGCCGCTGGTGCGGGTAGCGACCGCGGGCCACCAGGTCGCCGACGGTGATCCCGCTCGGCGCGATCGAGGTCTGCGGGAGCAGGCCGAGCCTGCGGGCCACCTCCCGTGAGCGGTAGCCGGAGATCACCGAGCCGTCCAGGTACACCGCCCCGGTGCGGGGCTTCAGCATCCGGGCCAGCGCCTTGAGCAGGGTCGACTTCCCGCACGCGTTCGGCCCGACGATCACGGTGAACGAACCGTCCGGGATCGCCACCCCGAGCTCGGTGGCCACGGTCCGCTGGTCGTAGGCCAACGTCAGGTTGTCCGCGTACAGCCGGGTCATCGATGGTGTCCTTTCGTGCCGAACCTGCCGGGCCGGGTCATCCCCTGCCCGTGCGCCATTCCGAGGTGAGCAGCCAGCCGAGGTAGAGCCCGCCGAGGGTGCCGGTGGCGGTGCCCACCGGCAGTTGGGTGTCCGCGAACACCCGCTGCACGGCGAAGTCCCCACCGGCCAGCAGCAGCGCACCGAGCAGGGCCGCGGGCACCAGGCCCGCGCCTGCCGTGCGGGTGAGCCTGCGGGCCAGCTGCGGCGCCGCCAGCGCGAGAAACCAGATCGGCCCGGTGGCGGCGGTCGCGATGGCCGCCAGCCCGACACTCACCAGCAGCAGCACCAGCCGGGCCCGCTCGACCCCGACCCCGAGAGCGGTCGCGGTGTCGTCTCCGAGCTCCAGCATGCTCAGCCTGCGGCCGTAGTAACCGCCGAGCGGCAGCAGCACCGCCACCGCGAGGCCCACCATCAGCGCCTGGTCCCATCCTCGCCCGTTCAGGCTGCCGACGAGCCAGGCCTGCGCCTCCAGCGCGTCGGTCAGGC
Proteins encoded in this region:
- a CDS encoding ABC transporter ATP-binding protein; its protein translation is MTRLYADNLTLAYDQRTVATELGVAIPDGSFTVIVGPNACGKSTLLKALARMLKPRTGAVYLDGSVISGYRSREVARRLGLLPQTSIAPSGITVGDLVARGRYPHQRLLRQWSEEDEAMVTESMRLTGVLELSGRLVDELSGGQRQRVWLAMVLAQQTAILLLDEPTTFLDIAHQVEVLDLCADLHEEKGHTLVAVLHDLNQACRYATHLIVMRPGGEIAAEGEPTEIVTAELVDEVFGLPCRVIDDPETGTPLVVPLRRKPAAEADAPAAARAAS
- a CDS encoding SsgA family sporulation/cell division regulator translates to MSTDAVHQHQFVSLNGCALPVRSRCSYLRREPFAVGIAFQVERGQWVEWSFARDLLVAGLTEPAGIGDVRVRPDLSVDEDYLILELESPDGYAVVEMLREDVERFLDATIALVPLGAEEDHFDVESLIDEITNV